The Helianthus annuus cultivar XRQ/B chromosome 11, HanXRQr2.0-SUNRISE, whole genome shotgun sequence region gataagggcatctaggtagcctcgtctttagtgtgtgcgagtgtgggatttggggggttggacctcataagttatatatatgagcatggttgcgagaggggcgggggtttggacatttagttgcccaattttgtgcctaaaagcctatcatttgttacccctaGCTACTTACCTAAAAATTTGCCcaatttgacccggtcttttaGTATTAGTAGTAGTAGTTGTAGTAATATGATGTAGACATGTTGATGCTTTATTGCATGGTTGTTTGcttgaataaaaaaaataagaaaaaaaaggaaaaaaaatagaaaaagcaatgaaaatgaaaaaaaaaacaaaaaagaaaggaTGTTTAGTTGTCTTGTACATAGTAGTTTAGATTGGTAATTGTAGTTTGTTTTATTGTGTAATTAAAAGACCGGGTtaaattttcgctacttcatatatattccatttcctacccatacacttagccacgttacaaccttgaaagtccctttgatttgcattcgtGTTTGGCACTTATAGGAGAAGGATtgatttaggtacaagcttatgattgtgcaACCGCCCATTAGCTTTTGTGTGTCTAGCTCATattgctagtgcttacttgtaACCGAGAGGAGAGACATAGTGAGGGGTGCATTggttgggtgttaaaaaggggttagtaaaaaGATTGCTTGTTTTGCTTGGTTTACATTGATCACTTGTTGAGAAATTGATTAGATGAGTTGCTTGGGATAAGCAACGGTTAAGtatggggatgtgacgggtggtccattggacaaccctttatattgttaaaagacaagtttatccctcatttaaGTGTGTAATTATCtcgaattagataactactgttgcttatgCCTCAGGTGCGGTTTGGCGGCTTAAAGTGAAGAAAAGTGCAGCTTTGGAAGGTTTGAAGTTGAACGGGTCGAGTTTGAAGCAAAAGATGAAACGAAGAAGGAAAATCAGCTCTTTACCATAAATTACGGTCCTACCATAATTTACGGTAGACCTGAAATTCACCTGGAGGCTGCCGTAAACCAGTAGAGTAGCACCGTAACAATTTcatgtccaccgtaacttacggtggagccgtaagttacggtggagttTGCGGAATTTACGTAACTGCCACATTAAGTCAGTTTTGATGGTGTCTTTTCACCTATCATCATCATTGGTCGGTTAGAGAACActttgggggcgattttggctaTCTTGGCTTGGTTCTAGACAATTTCTACATCCGGTTTTGTGTTTTCGATTTGTATGAACATTGAATTGcttgttatgatgattcaccaagctatgtgtggctaaaactttcggtgatcatcttaggtgcaggtttctcttgaacttttgtgtgtttatttctgaatttctagaatgataacttgtgtttgcttgtttatcatggtctatgcataattgtttgtagcgtgttaattgatagtgcaatttctagtctcaatcgtacgttcttggtgccgttggcaatcgagatatcacgggaagggttagggttggttattgattaattggtcatcgggaaacaacctcgcgtttatataatccgagtactttgttcccttttatcacttcaattatctatacacgagttatgtctatgtaactctttctagttgaaattacacacaattgtttaaagaaattgaatcctaagatggtcattgttttcctaatctgttaaacaaccaattttgatttgcacttagttattaatttagttttctaaaacaacaatctaaatcattgatctttattttctgcaaattaggttaattgtagtttaatcgcaaagctataaaatcaacacactttccacatactccctgagttcgatacccttttaccactatctatagttgttacTGGGATTAAATTTGTGTGTACAACGACAATCACGTTAGTAATGTGTCACACATGTGTGGTACTCGTGTATACGGTTCACATGTGCAGTataatgttaaattaaatttcGGATGTGTGTAATATGTATCACATGTGTGATACTCATTTATAAGGTTCACATGTGCAATACAATGTTAAATGATATTTCGGATATGTGTAATGTGTCTTACATTTGTTATACTTGTGTATACGGTTCACGTGTGCAATacaaatgaaatatatatatatatatatatacacacatatattcgTATGATATGATGGCCATGTgtaatataaatgataaataTGTTATTGATATACGATGATTATATGAGTTATAAATATGAATCGTATCCACCACTTGTGTATTATGGTCACACATATAATTATGTTATATTACACATATGTTATATTCATTATATGTTCCATTTAGCAGCTGATGcgataaaagaaaaaaaagaagaaatgatggCGAACCTCAACAATGATGAAAGTACCGGCAATATCGAAACCAACCAGGCAAAACCAggtattaataaaaaaaaatattatattcttAACATTACTGCCATcaatattcatttatttatttgttcATCCGTTTACTCAATAATTATGGTTACtctttatgttttattatttatttatttatttatttttattattattaattttttttaatatgacAAACAACATCACAGTTCGCAAAAAAAGTCAGATTCGTGGTTAAATCGAACAACAAGAAAAAAGATGATGTTCAAAATAGCGAAATTAAGGACATGCACAACAATATCAATGATGAAAGCCATAACAAAGAAAACGAAGCTGTAAACAACAAGGATAAAGCTTGAGACACCAAAAGTAACGTTGTGAACGACGGAGAATCTGGTAAGTTATGATACGTAACAATAAAAAGAAATACATATGTTCACTTGGAAGCATTACATACAGTTCTAACGCACACACACActcatatacacatatacatagtgtaatttatttatttatttatttttttttttataaacagcCAACAACACAAATCATCCATTAGCAAATAAAAGGAAAAGGCAGAAAGCACCTGACACGCCGATACTGTTACAGGTATGTAATTAGTACGCAAATGCACGTCATTCATTGTATATATATTGCACACGTGCCCACAATTATGTTTGTTAAGCGTTAACATGTGATTATGTGTCCTATGTATTCTATTACACGTATGCTACTGAATATGaatgtaatgcacatgtgcatcataaaTGTAGTGTGATATATGCAACGCAAGTGAACACCAATAATATAACATATAACTGTACTGAAACGTGTATATGCGCGGATAAACTCATATATGTTAAACACATTTATACGGTCAGAGggttaaaacaataaaaaaacagACTTAAATGTATATTTTGTGAAACGCCTGGCCTAAAGTTGTAATTGAAGTTAATAGTTAGTCGGATAGTTGGTCACAAATAACTGCCAAAAAATTGTTAACAGTGAATAACAAACTACAGTAGATTCATCCCTAACGTTTacgccccctatatatatatatgttctaTCTGTTACCGTGTGATTATGTGTTGTATATGTTATATTACACATGTGATTGAAGGTGATTGAATGTGCATCCAATGCACACGTGCACCATTAATGTAATGTCATAACGTCTGATGTTTTGCAGATGTGCATATTAAAGCCAAAAAGACAAGGAAATGCTCAAATGCACCTGATGCTAACAATGACAACCCATTAAACGAAGAACCGGTTACCGTAAAATTGAGGTCGATGAAGTTGACACGTTCGAAAACAGTTGACGATACTGTTACAGGTATGTAATTAATACGCAAATACATGTCATTAAGTGTATATGTATTGCACACGTGCACCACGAGTATGGTATATGATAATGATATATGTACCAAACTGTTATGTAAATGTATTGTACTGTATTTACATGTGAGTCAAATGCAATTTTTAGTGAACACATGCACCACAATTATGGTTGTTAAGCGTTAACATGTGATTATGTGTTCTACATATTGTATTGCACGTATGATATTGAATATGgatgtaatgcacatgtgcatcataaGTGTAATGTGACATGTGACATGTGCAATGCAAGTGAACACGAATAATATAACCTATAACTGTACTGAAATGTATATATGCGTGAAATAACTCGTGTATATTAAACATACTGATACGGTCAAAGGGTTAAAACGAAAAGAAAAAACATGGACTTAAATGGATATTTTGTGAAACGTCTATACTAAAGTTGTAATTGTATTTAATTGTTAGTCAGTTAGTTGGTCACGAataactgccaaaaaaaaaaCTGTTAACAGTGAATAACAAACTACAATTGATTCATCCCTAACTTTTGTGTTTCcctatctatctatatatatatatatgttatatcTGTTACCGTGTGATTATATGTTGTATGTGTTATATTACACATGTGATTGAATGTACATCCAATGAACACGTGCACCATTAATTTAACGTCATAATGTCTAATGATTTGCAGGTGTACATATTAAAGCCAGAAAAACAAGGAAACGCTCAAATGCACCTGATGCTAACGACGACAACCCAATAAATGAAGGATCTGTTACCGAAAAATTGAGGTCGAGAAAGTCGATACGCTCGAAAACAATTGACGATGAACACAAAGACGCAAAAAACACACCCAAGGGTAAAAAAACGAAGGTTACAAACGATAGTAATTGGTGTTCGATACGAACACGTGTATCTCCGAGACAACTGTGTATAGCGATAAAGGGTATGACAGAGAAACAGAAAGAAGCTGTTAGAAGCCTAGGTTTTGGTAAACTTCTATCAATCCAAAACGACGGCATACCTGGGAGGTTGGGCCATTACGTAGTTGACAATCTTGACACAGACAATATGGAGATCAATGCAGGATGTGTTAAGATTAAGATTGATGGGGATGCAATCCACAACCTTCTGGGGATAAGAAACCATGGTATATATCTGGAAACATTCGAATACAAGAAAAATTTTGTTGGGATTACAAAGGAATGGAGAAACATGTACAAGGGAAGTTACATTACACCTTCAGCCATATCAAAAAACATAGAGGAGAACGGTGATGATGATGGAATAATGTTCAAACTGAATTTTCTGACATTATTCATGAGCACATTTGTTGAAAATCAAGACCAAGGAAAGTGTGATCTTAATTTCCTACACCATATGAGGGATGAAATAAACCCACAACATGTTGATTGGTGCGCGTACATCGTCAATTCGATCAAGAAATGCAAAAAAACATGGAGAAGGTGTGACAAAAATTGTTTCTTCACGGGCGCGTTAACAATCCTAACAGTATGTATTACATGTTTTATATACGCGCacgtgtgtgtatgtgtgtaattgtaattgtaattcacaaattgcgtttgttatcactatAATGATCACATGTGCATGTTGATCAGATTTCACGTGTAATATGACATTTATTACACACGTGATATGTATTGTGTTTATAGTTCACATATGTATCAACTGATAAATATGTTCTAACTGTTTTATGTCACACATGTGAACAATTGTTGTACGTTGATCGAACAAATGTCCCTCCAATAAATGTTGATCGACATATGAGCCCGCTTGAATTCTGGACAATCGAAAAGTTGCGAAAGAGGGAGAGAATCGAACCGAAAAATGGAGGTTTTGGCATGGGCGAGTTAAGAGATCAATACGTTTATCCAAAAAACGACACATCTGAACATGTCACAGAACACAATTTGAACGAGATAATTCTTTACGATGATACGAGTAATCCAGCTGATTTGACGGTACGTTATTATATACATTTATCCAAAcctgtattatatatatatgtatatattccACACGTGTGCTACATACTTATCATGTAATATCAACAGGGACATGTTACAAAAATGGACGCTCTGTTCGATCGCATCACGAGGGAcaaaaaaatattagaaaaagCGTTGTGTGATGCATGTTTGGCTTTCCCGGACGTACCTGAGATACAAAACTGCATACAAAAATACGAAACAATATACAAAGAGGTGATTGATATCAATGAACATGTAACGCAAACTGGATGGACGCAGTTTTTTGAAGAAAATATTGGGGAAATCATTGAAAAAATGAACAAAGTTGCACATGTGCAAAAGAAGAAAGAACGTGATAcctcaatgccaaactttgataTCGGCATTAGTTCACAAGAGTCTGGGAGCATATCGGGTGAAATAAACTTAAAATCTGCTGAGCATCAACAAAGCGCGTCTATCAGCCGGTAGACATCAATGAAAAACTGAACGACGAGGAACAACTGATATGGTCGTATATGTTGGCAATCGCCAATGACAAAAATGATGGAGAAAAACGACAAACAACTCAAGAAAAGAATGCAACGAAAAAGAAAACGAGAGCAATGTCAGAAGAAGATGCAAAAGCAGAACAAAAACAAATGGAAAAGGAACTGAAGGCAGCAAAAATAGaagcagaaaagaaagaagtCGAAAGACTGTTCTTGTAAGTTTTATTACATTTATGCATTATGAAGTTTGCAAAATATTATTATGATTCACATGTGTAACTGATGTGAACATATGTATACAGGAAAGATATTTTCGCAACTGCATACGGACTGGAAACAAGAGCGTTTCTGTTAGCACACCTTATTCCAGGCAAACAGCTGTACACATGTGCTATAGATTGTTGGGCGGGTGTTTTGAATCATCAAGAAGGTTTGAAAAATAAGGATGGACCTAAACGTTTGTTTTGTTACACGTCGACAATTGTAAGTATTATATGATAAACAATTTTTTACCATTACTATTAAATATACTCAAACatgtgtttttttattattttttttaaataacaaaacATAATGGATGGATGCTAAACAGAAAGCATATTGTGGAGGCAAGGACAACAGCATTCAAAAAGAACCTGTTAATAGTGCTTGAACGTAACGCCGACAAACTTGATCTGAAATCATATGATGTAGTTGTGATTCCTGTACTGGAAAGTCACCACTATTACCTATTATGCTTTGACTTGAGGGAGCCGTCAATTGAAGTGATAGATAACATGCATCCAAAATTTGCTTGGGTATCGATGAAAGACGGTAACAGCTTCGCGTCAAAAGGCACACCAAACAAGATTGTAAGTTATTAAAATATAATGACAATGACATTAAACAGTGATACACATATGCACCATTTCAATGTGGATGTTGATATCACCTAACATAGACTTTATTATTTGGCAGAAACATATCATATGTGCTTACATGCGTAGTGTCCAACACCCGAGTGCACAAGCACTATCAAGCGTAACACTATCAAAGAAAGAGATTGGCTGGGCAACAAGAGATAACTTCACTGACTGCGGGATTTTCGCCATGCGGCATATGGAGTTGTACTATGGAAAGAACAAACCGTTTGAATGTGGATTCAACAACAGGGAATCAATGCAACAAAGTCAGATAAACAACCTCAGGATGAAATATTGTGCAAGAATCCTGCTTTCTGATGCAAACGTGTTCAAAGAAAATGTTATAGCGGATGCAAAGAATGAAGCGAACACGGCCAAACAGAATGAACTGGAAGGTGCAACGTACAAAGGATAGATGGAAAATCGTATCATTTCGATATTGCTTTTGACTATTATCCCGTATTGATACAATCTTTAGATGTTATGATTGATACAATATTATTAGTATAACATGATTGTGTAAGACATATTATGCTTTATGCACGTTTAAATTCTAGCATCTATATTGGATACGAATGTTTATCGGTTTTGACAGTTGTATGCATTTCACGTGTGTAATGTGTTAGCAAAAAGTATCATACAGAAGAAAAAACGTATCATACAACAGAAAAAATGTATCACAACTTTATGATAACGTTATACAGCACACGTGAAATACAACCACATAACTAAAAAAAAACGAACGTATCATGGCTTGGATTATTCTGAATGATTTTTATTTGTAATATATCATATGAAATGTACAatgatttttatttttaatataataacAATATCATATGAAATGTACATATAAAATGAATGTGAACAGATCCATCAGATGTGTAATATGATGTCAACATCGATGTTACCATAAAACAAGTAATGCATACATGTAGTATAATACCACATTGAATATAACGTCAAAATATGTAACACCATGTATGCTTATGTAACATAAACTCAAGTTTAGACATGTAACACAATCCATAAAAAACATGTCATCACAAACAGGATGCATGTGTaatactagaaaaaaaaaatccataATCCCATGAAATTTATTCGAAGCACATGTGTAATGTAAAGAGTCACATTGCTTATTATGTAAAACAAGTCTCGATATTGTATAAACCAAATCACTCTTCAAGCGGGTCGGACGAACGTATGGTAGATCTTCTAGTGGATCTTCTAGTGGCCCGAGTACAAATGCGAGACGATGGTCCAACAGATGTATCACCGTTAGACAAATCAACGACACCAACGTGACATGAATCTTCTGGAACAGCAACATTACCAGCTTTAACAGCTTTTGCCAGCAGCAGCCGCGGCTTCTTTGGCAGCCCGAACTTTTTCACAATTACGCGAGTCATGATCATTAACGTATTTCTTGCATTTTCCACACAGCCTGGTAGTTTTAGCACTATTAACAACAGCCTTTTCCCCGGGACCAATGAGTCGATGGTTGGTACCGCACCCTTTGTTCCGGATGCCTTGTGGCGGATTTATCGAGACTTCCATATCTTCAGGCTGTTTGAGAAGGTCACTGATCACAGCTGATGTCTTGTTACACGCCGGTTCGGTCGGGACTTCGCGAAACACACGGTTCCTAATTTCTTTAATTTCACCAGACAACTCAGAAAGTTTACCAATATTACGCCTTAAACGATCAGTACACTCAATGACCAAATCAAAAATCTCATTCTGGATTACAGATTCCGCGTCTGTATCGGCAGAATACCTGTTCGACATGCTAAAAACCCTCCTTGGCAATATGTCTCGTTTCCATCTACCAGGTTGATACTGAACGGGAATTTCATCAACCTGGTTGTATCTATACACACAAAAGGCATGCCTACACAAATAGCCAAGGCGCGTATAACCCATACACGAACATGAAACCGATCTATCACGTGTATCAAAACTGACCTGcatcacatgtgtatatgttaCAAATGTTAAAAAAACATAACGTTGATAATTATAATGTACGTATGTAATACAACAATATAATAAGCCAATTACCTCAAATTCATTAATATCTTTGTACTGCCTGTTAGTATGAACAATGGTATAAATTTTTACCCCATCAAGTTCTGGGGTTTTTGAAGCAATATAGCAGAATGTCATGCCTCTGTATATCTCTTTTTGCACCTCCAAAAACAGTGTATGTGTATATAACTCCGAGGCATGTCTTTCGATAGGCACGTTCTTCGGCATTGATGGTGCTATTGTGTTACTTTCGAACTCCAATCTGCGTTGAGTGTACCGTTGCCCATCAATTGTTGTGTCGAAACACATCAAGAATTGCACGAGCGTGTTTGTTCCACTAGAATTTGTTTTAAACAGGGAATTCGAACTCTCACacctcgaggtggttttcattagACAACACATGTGCACATCCCTAAAATAGCACGGAACCCATTGATCCCTAATCTCATACATCTCGTTCAGCCAATTATTTTCTTTCAAGTGTAACCCTTCCATAAGCAAATTCCATCTTTCTTCAAATTCTTCAGGTGTGATAAACAAATTCCAAACCAGCTTATGTATAGCAGCTCTCAAGTCTATATTTTCCAATACATCACCTGCAATCTGaattaaaaaaaatcacaaacataaatgaatgaCATTAAAGTATACAACTATTACACGTATGTAGATGAATGTATGTAAAAATACTATCATACCTTTGCAGGAATTTTCCTTACAATATGCCACATACACAGCCGGTGAATAGATTTATTGAATACACCAGAAACTGCTTGTTTCATCGCAGCATCCTGATCGGTCAACACCAACGTTGGTTGCTTATTGTTATGAGCTTTAAGGAATGTGGTAAGCAACCACGTGTAAGAACCAATTGTTTCATCGTATAATAGCCCAGCACCAAAGGTGACACACTTTTTATGGTGATCGACACCGGTAAACGGAACAAATATCATGTTATACCTccaaaacaacataaaacaatGAATTTAGTGTAATATGACAAACATAACATCAGTAATACATTCATTAATAAAATATGAATTGTTTTTACATAGATGTAATACAACAAAACAGTGTAACTGATTGTAACCACATTGTTCGTATCATTTATGCAACATAACAAAGATAGAAAACTTACTAATTCGTATGATATGTTGCATCAAAACCTAACACATCTCCGAAGGCTTCGTAATTGCACTTGGATATGTCATCAGCCCAGAACAATGATCTTAGCTCACCGTCAACCACCACACATTCAAAAAAGAAATTTGGCAGATTTATCATACGAGCTTTTAACGTATCAACAACCATTTGTGCATCCTTCTTGCCGATAAAAGACCGTAGATCTCTAGTGAAATTTTTGAATTCTACTACAGTTCTTTGTACATTATGGTGCCCACCCTTTAACGAAGCTCGAATCTTATGCGCGACATTAGGGCCAATTTTGTTCAAGCTTAGTTTGTGAATGAACCTCTGGTCGTCATAACTAAGTTTCCTCCTTTTTCTGGTAAAGTCTAGATTG contains the following coding sequences:
- the LOC110888705 gene encoding protein FAR1-RELATED SEQUENCE 5-like; this encodes MIFVPFTGVDHHKKCVTFGAGLLYDETIGSYTWLLTTFLKAHNNKQPTLVLTDQDAAMKQAVSGVFNKSIHRLCMWHIVRKIPAKIAGDVLENIDLRAAIHKLVWNLFITPEEFEERWNLLMEGLHLKENNWLNEMYEIRDQWVPCYFRDVHMCCLMKTTSRCESSNSLFKTNSSGTNTLVQFLMCFDTTIDGQRYTQRRLEFESNTIAPSMPKNVPIERHASELYTHTLFLEVQKEIYRGMTFCYIASKTPELDGVKIYTIVHTNRQYKDINEFEVSFDTRDRSVSCSCMGYTRLGYLCRHAFCVYRYNQVDEIPVQYQPGRWKRDILPRRVFSMSNRYSADTDAESVIQNEIFDLVIECTDRLRRNIGKLSELSGEIKEIRNRVFREVPTEPACNKTSAVISDLLKQPEDMEVSINPPQGIRNKGCGTNHRLIGPGEKAVVNSAKTTRLCGKCKKYVNDHDSRNCEKVRAAKEAAAAAGKSC